In Deinococcus puniceus, one genomic interval encodes:
- a CDS encoding ABC transporter permease: MLTLITLEFLKLLGSRSARLALIVCFVLPLLWAFAPRLEVLMKVAVVSGWQIPAISIGIAVQFLIPLFIAVTVAEMIGTEVSQGTLAPLLLRPVERTTVIASKLIVALSYPVLLVAVTVIGSLLAGIPRGFGEFTGGTGMGPGLFVGVGSLTSNAALAEVLRGSLLAAIMLMPIAALALLFGVLLLNTAAAALATFAALNLMRLLVVFPDTIQRVLLTSHLNLYAQQTDITQPLILLIIYTVGFGLMAVFAFDRRDV; the protein is encoded by the coding sequence ATGCTGACCCTGATTACCCTAGAGTTCCTGAAACTGCTCGGTTCCCGCAGCGCCCGCCTCGCCCTGATCGTGTGCTTTGTGCTGCCGCTGCTGTGGGCCTTCGCCCCGCGTCTGGAAGTGCTGATGAAAGTGGCGGTGGTCAGTGGCTGGCAGATTCCCGCCATCAGTATCGGCATCGCCGTGCAGTTCCTGATTCCGCTGTTCATTGCCGTCACGGTGGCCGAGATGATCGGCACGGAGGTCAGTCAGGGCACGCTTGCGCCTCTGCTGCTGCGTCCGGTGGAACGCACTACTGTTATCGCCAGCAAACTGATCGTGGCTCTGTCTTATCCGGTGCTGCTGGTGGCTGTCACCGTCATAGGATCGCTGCTGGCAGGCATTCCCAGAGGCTTCGGTGAATTTACGGGCGGCACGGGCATGGGGCCGGGGCTGTTTGTGGGCGTGGGCAGCCTCACCAGCAATGCAGCGTTGGCCGAGGTGCTGCGCGGCAGTCTGCTGGCCGCCATCATGCTGATGCCGATTGCCGCCCTCGCATTGTTGTTCGGCGTGCTGCTGCTGAACACTGCCGCCGCCGCCCTTGCCACCTTTGCCGCCCTCAACCTCATGCGCCTGCTCGTGGTCTTCCCCGACACCATCCAGCGTGTGCTGCTCACCAGCCACCTGAACCTGTACGCCCAACAGACCGATATTACCCAGCCGCTCATTTTGCTGATTATCTATACGGTGGGATTTGGCTTGATGGCCGTGTTCGCCTTTGACCGCCGGGATGTTTAA
- a CDS encoding transglutaminaseTgpA domain-containing protein has translation MALSALSYRLRPTRMGVGFLLLTVLTLVGCVNYSLSLGYGATFLLAGVWAVTAGQAMRAGRALRVKLDAPMEAFAGTESALTGGATGLAGTPFEVRLGTTTATGRTPAEAAGRFTLKLPAQARGPLTLPRVQIAAYDSLGLWRWVQVLPLADVGLEVLPAVFPAPEQSAPPPTRRTGAAGEGLTRTAGTEDFSGLRAYVPGDSPRLVSWKHAARTGTLLTREFDAPAGTALMFDWADTAALGNTEARLSRLSAWIGAARASGLPFGLTLPGHTLPVAAGEAHARASLTALALHQPLPAPLPAPKSPHLLPILPAAALRFTLFGLAVALAPGVLRQPVWVSVLSAVLLGYTAWQTRPLQPQAIQTWRLPRHLPSWLLGIAAGLAAVALNAEYGTLLGSDAGTALLGLLVALKAAESRNMRDARLLVLLGLFVTFTHFLHGQGPLVALHALLSITLMLAVAGVWVVPNTQADTEPGPLRTAGKVVALALPLMLVLFVLFPRPDGPLWQLPLQGRAQTGLSDEIRAGEFSDLARSNAVAFRADFSMGLPDPQDRYWRGPVFEGYDGLAWTQARLRGASPSIEATGPESAYTLTLEPNGKPWLLALDVPTQLPPGAFLSTAFQAVNPRPSTNRARYAIRGRSARLGVQESPERLNYNLLLPVGQSPRARDLAASWTGLAPAARIEAALNYLQTGGFTYTLNPPILPEENRVDAFLFGTSTVGARTGFCEHYASAFAFLMRAAGLPARIVGGYLGGEINPDGGYLIVRQQDAHAWVEVWLAGRGWTRVDPTAVVAPARLNTNLSTALTRPNATQAAPIGTFARLRLRVDALQNRWNDTVVGYNGEQQRSLLGRVGLGEVGAAPYLLALLGLIALAFVPALLVARRAARPRDLAARALHDLTLRLRLPRAPGETASAYALRVQQRWPQSSESLSAFLNAYHEARYSPEASPEGAKKLRELVRKVRR, from the coding sequence TTGGCTCTCTCTGCCCTCTCCTACCGCCTACGCCCCACCCGCATGGGCGTCGGCTTCCTGCTGCTGACCGTGCTGACCCTGGTGGGCTGCGTGAATTACAGCCTAAGTTTGGGCTACGGCGCGACCTTCTTGCTGGCAGGCGTCTGGGCCGTCACCGCCGGACAGGCCATGCGGGCGGGGCGTGCATTAAGGGTCAAGTTGGACGCACCGATGGAGGCGTTCGCGGGAACCGAATCGGCCTTGACCGGGGGGGCGACGGGACTGGCAGGCACGCCGTTCGAAGTGCGTCTGGGAACAACTACCGCCACTGGACGCACTCCGGCAGAGGCAGCGGGCCGATTTACTCTTAAGCTTCCTGCCCAAGCACGCGGCCCGCTCACCCTGCCCCGTGTGCAGATCGCCGCTTACGACAGCCTCGGCCTGTGGCGCTGGGTGCAGGTGTTGCCGCTGGCAGACGTGGGGCTGGAGGTGCTGCCCGCCGTGTTTCCGGCCCCCGAACAGAGCGCACCGCCGCCCACGCGCCGTACCGGGGCCGCTGGCGAAGGCCTGACCCGTACCGCTGGCACCGAAGATTTTTCGGGCTTGCGGGCTTACGTACCGGGAGACTCGCCGCGCCTCGTGTCTTGGAAGCACGCCGCCCGCACGGGCACGCTGCTGACCCGCGAATTCGACGCCCCGGCAGGGACGGCCCTGATGTTCGACTGGGCCGATACGGCGGCGCTGGGCAATACCGAGGCCCGCCTTTCTCGGCTGAGTGCTTGGATCGGCGCGGCGCGGGCGAGTGGCCTGCCGTTCGGCCTAACTCTGCCGGGGCACACCTTGCCTGTAGCCGCTGGAGAAGCCCACGCACGGGCGTCCCTGACGGCATTGGCGCTGCATCAGCCGTTGCCCGCGCCTCTGCCTGCCCCAAAATCCCCCCATCTTCTCCCCATTCTCCCCGCCGCCGCCCTGCGCTTTACGCTGTTCGGGCTGGCAGTGGCCCTCGCGCCGGGAGTGCTGCGCCAACCCGTGTGGGTGTCGGTACTAAGCGCCGTCTTGCTGGGCTATACCGCGTGGCAGACCCGTCCTCTACAGCCCCAAGCCATACAGACTTGGCGACTGCCACGCCACCTCCCCAGTTGGCTGCTGGGCATCGCGGCAGGGCTGGCGGCGGTGGCCCTCAACGCCGAATACGGCACGCTGCTGGGCAGTGATGCGGGCACGGCCTTGCTGGGTTTGTTGGTGGCCCTCAAAGCCGCCGAATCGCGGAATATGCGTGACGCCCGGCTGCTGGTGCTGCTGGGCTTGTTCGTCACGTTCACGCACTTTTTGCATGGGCAGGGGCCACTCGTCGCCCTGCACGCCCTGCTGAGCATCACCCTGATGCTGGCGGTGGCGGGCGTGTGGGTGGTGCCAAACACTCAGGCCGATACAGAACCCGGCCCCCTGCGAACGGCGGGCAAAGTAGTGGCGCTCGCGCTCCCGCTGATGCTGGTGCTGTTCGTTCTGTTTCCGCGCCCAGACGGCCCGCTGTGGCAGTTGCCGCTGCAAGGCCGCGCCCAAACCGGGCTGTCGGACGAAATTCGCGCCGGAGAATTCAGCGACCTGGCCCGCAGCAATGCGGTCGCCTTCCGCGCCGATTTCAGCATGGGCCTGCCTGACCCCCAAGACCGCTACTGGCGCGGCCCAGTATTCGAGGGGTATGACGGCTTGGCGTGGACACAGGCGCGGCTGCGGGGTGCGTCGCCCAGCATAGAGGCGACTGGCCCGGAGAGCGCCTACACCCTGACGCTGGAACCCAACGGCAAACCGTGGCTACTGGCGCTGGACGTGCCCACCCAACTGCCGCCCGGCGCGTTCCTGTCTACGGCGTTTCAGGCCGTGAACCCGCGCCCCAGCACCAACCGCGCCCGCTACGCCATCCGGGGCCGCAGCGCCCGCCTAGGCGTCCAGGAAAGCCCTGAGCGCCTGAATTACAACCTGCTGCTCCCAGTGGGCCAGAGTCCCCGCGCCCGCGACTTGGCGGCCAGTTGGACTGGGTTGGCCCCAGCGGCGCGCATAGAAGCGGCGCTGAACTACCTCCAAACGGGCGGCTTCACCTATACCCTGAATCCGCCCATTTTGCCCGAAGAAAACCGCGTGGACGCTTTCTTGTTCGGTACTTCAACTGTGGGCGCACGCACCGGATTCTGCGAGCATTACGCCAGTGCCTTCGCCTTCTTGATGCGGGCGGCGGGGTTGCCTGCCCGGATCGTGGGTGGGTATCTGGGCGGCGAAATCAACCCGGACGGCGGCTACCTGATCGTGCGGCAGCAGGACGCGCATGCTTGGGTAGAAGTGTGGCTGGCAGGGCGCGGCTGGACGCGGGTAGACCCGACAGCGGTGGTGGCCCCCGCCCGCCTGAACACCAACCTCAGCACTGCCCTGACCCGCCCGAATGCTACCCAAGCCGCGCCCATCGGTACCTTTGCCCGCCTGCGCCTGCGCGTGGACGCCCTTCAAAACCGCTGGAACGATACGGTAGTGGGCTACAACGGCGAGCAGCAACGCAGCCTGCTGGGGCGCGTGGGGCTTGGCGAAGTGGGGGCCGCGCCGTATCTGTTGGCCTTGCTGGGGCTGATCGCGTTGGCCTTTGTGCCCGCCCTGTTGGTGGCCCGCCGCGCCGCCCGCCCCCGTGACCTCGCCGCCCGCGCTCTGCATGACCTGACCCTGCGCCTGCGCCTGCCCCGCGCCCCCGGAGAAACCGCCAGCGCCTACGCCCTGCGTGTGCAGCAGCGTTGGCCTCAGTCCTCGGAATCGCTGAGCGCCTTCCTGAACGCCTACCACGAAGCCCGCTATTCGCCGGAAGCCTCGCCGGAAGGGGCAAAGAAGTTGCGGGAACTGGTGCGGAAGGTGCGGCGTTAG
- the mglB gene encoding GTPase-activating protein MglB, with the protein MIEPSLALYGDAFARVDRLLEELLEVTGVRYGLLVDRKGFVLSHKEALWAPRPPALDSVATLVASNAAATGALANMLGERTFSEQTHQGENGTLYVESVGDQALLTLIFDVAVPLGKVKVYARKSIVQLAAILEELKDIPPVQLDSDFSKGANALLDDLLG; encoded by the coding sequence ATGATTGAACCCTCACTTGCCCTGTACGGAGACGCGTTTGCCCGCGTTGACCGATTATTAGAGGAATTGCTGGAGGTCACCGGCGTCCGTTATGGGCTGCTCGTAGACCGCAAAGGCTTCGTGTTGTCTCACAAGGAGGCGCTGTGGGCACCGCGTCCGCCTGCGCTGGACAGTGTGGCGACGCTGGTGGCCAGCAACGCCGCCGCCACGGGCGCACTCGCCAACATGCTGGGTGAGCGCACCTTCAGCGAGCAGACCCATCAGGGCGAAAACGGCACGCTGTACGTGGAATCGGTGGGCGATCAGGCGCTCCTGACCCTGATTTTCGACGTGGCGGTGCCGCTGGGTAAGGTCAAGGTGTACGCCCGCAAATCCATCGTGCAACTCGCCGCCATTCTGGAAGAACTCAAAGATATTCCGCCCGTGCAATTGGATTCGGACTTCTCCAAGGGGGCCAACGCCCTGCTCGACGATCTCCTCGGGTGA
- a CDS encoding phosphodiester glycosidase family protein yields the protein MWLTLLVLAASAAGQASGQAARPVAIGGVLQSAALETRVLGGVENIAVWTLPRVGVSVRNDPRDVRLLYGNRELRYRPADAGGAGWTALGFALTTPLPAPEILNGSLYISLQTLQLLGVRLLSDAPDVLDFAAPAVVPTSTLPPSPVTAIPTPPVATPPPTPPLTELRPVPMPPSPLQPPAIQPIVVQPIPVQPSPVQPSPVQPITVTPTLPALAHLGTVRVSRTLHRKVEVQRVVLELSALAPYSVVREKTGLSVTLPRVSATASAQELPSGDRLSVEPTEAGTTVRLNTGGGTSTLFTLDNPDRVVIDTTTQLDTSVPPPLDPDAVPAGVTYRQKGLLHLLSFDSALYQPRVVSAPSGKASDVAALVRGVGGVAGVNGGYFDPASALPVDLVVAGGLMTAPSLERRATIGFTAQGSTLFGYPKPRYLLTGPFGSLTVNSVSSKPRPDLLTAFVGNGSTPVGADTLTTLYVGLGGSTVLSALTGRVTPPAGTLSVTFDPARFPQLPRTAGQPLNAALSWRADDAPWNTALDALSAGPLLVQGGQVALNPAREMFDTGTNLWRATRQVALGVMGGQATIAYFEHGTPEAFAAALAGAGVRDAVRLDSGSSATAYLTGGYANLGAYLNTVWSRPVPNAIVFVPRTAPVVPELSRR from the coding sequence CTGTGGCTGACGCTGCTGGTGTTGGCAGCCAGTGCAGCCGGGCAAGCGAGTGGTCAGGCGGCGCGTCCGGTGGCGATTGGAGGCGTGCTGCAAAGTGCGGCGCTGGAAACGCGGGTGCTGGGCGGCGTAGAAAACATAGCGGTCTGGACGCTGCCCCGCGTGGGCGTCAGCGTGCGCAACGATCCGCGTGATGTGCGCCTGCTGTACGGCAATCGCGAATTGCGTTACCGCCCCGCCGACGCTGGGGGAGCGGGATGGACAGCCCTCGGCTTCGCACTGACCACGCCCCTGCCCGCGCCCGAAATCCTGAACGGCAGCCTGTATATCTCGCTGCAAACCCTACAACTGTTGGGCGTGCGCCTACTCTCCGACGCGCCGGATGTGCTGGATTTCGCTGCGCCCGCCGTAGTGCCGACCAGTACGCTACCGCCTTCGCCTGTGACGGCAATTCCGACGCCACCTGTTGCCACGCCGCCGCCCACGCCCCCACTCACCGAGCTTCGGCCTGTGCCTATGCCGCCCAGCCCGCTTCAACCGCCTGCCATTCAGCCCATCGTCGTTCAGCCGATTCCTGTTCAACCCAGCCCTGTTCAACCCAGTCCTGTCCAGCCGATCACTGTGACCCCAACCTTGCCCGCCCTTGCCCACCTGGGTACCGTGCGGGTCAGCCGCACCCTGCACCGCAAAGTAGAGGTGCAGCGCGTGGTACTGGAACTGAGTGCGCTGGCCCCCTACAGCGTGGTGCGCGAGAAGACGGGCTTGAGCGTGACCCTGCCCCGCGTGAGTGCGACTGCCAGCGCACAGGAATTGCCCTCCGGAGACCGCCTGAGTGTAGAGCCGACAGAGGCCGGAACCACCGTGCGCCTGAACACGGGCGGCGGCACCAGCACGCTGTTTACACTGGACAACCCAGACCGCGTGGTGATCGATACGACAACTCAACTCGATACGTCGGTGCCGCCTCCACTTGACCCGGACGCTGTGCCCGCTGGCGTCACTTACCGCCAAAAAGGCCTGCTGCACCTGCTGAGTTTCGACTCGGCCCTGTATCAGCCGCGTGTGGTGAGTGCGCCCAGTGGCAAGGCGTCCGATGTAGCGGCGTTGGTGCGGGGTGTGGGCGGCGTGGCAGGCGTAAACGGTGGGTACTTTGACCCTGCCAGCGCCCTGCCCGTAGATTTGGTGGTGGCAGGCGGCCTGATGACGGCCCCCAGCTTGGAGCGCCGCGCCACCATCGGCTTTACCGCGCAGGGCAGCACGTTGTTCGGGTATCCCAAGCCGCGCTACCTGCTGACCGGGCCATTTGGCAGCCTCACCGTGAACAGCGTGAGCAGCAAGCCCCGGCCCGATCTGCTGACCGCTTTTGTGGGCAACGGCAGCACGCCCGTGGGCGCAGACACCCTGACCACGCTGTATGTGGGCTTGGGCGGCAGCACGGTGCTCAGTGCCCTCACCGGGCGGGTTACGCCGCCTGCCGGAACCCTGAGTGTCACTTTCGATCCGGCCCGGTTTCCGCAGTTGCCGCGTACCGCCGGGCAGCCCCTGAACGCCGCCCTGAGTTGGCGGGCCGACGACGCGCCTTGGAATACCGCGCTTGACGCCCTGAGCGCGGGGCCGCTGCTGGTACAGGGCGGTCAGGTGGCCCTCAATCCGGCCCGCGAGATGTTCGATACGGGCACGAACCTGTGGCGGGCGACCCGGCAGGTGGCGCTGGGCGTCATGGGCGGGCAGGCCACCATCGCCTACTTCGAACACGGCACCCCGGAAGCGTTTGCCGCAGCCCTCGCCGGAGCAGGCGTGCGCGACGCCGTGCGGCTCGACAGTGGCAGCAGCGCCACCGCCTACCTGACGGGCGGGTATGCCAATTTAGGCGCTTACCTGAACACGGTCTGGAGCCGCCCCGTGCCGAACGCCATCGTGTTTGTGCCGCGCACCGCCCCAGTGGTGCCGGAACTGTCGCGCCGCTGA
- the mqnB gene encoding futalosine hydrolase — protein MKVLIIVATAGEAARLAGVPAHVVVCGVGAVAAALTTQQELMQEPYDLAVSAGIGGAYPGSGLNPGDLAVSSLMAQADLGAVDGLPGQETFLSLEELGLSVQPDQPSDQPNGGIFPAWQGAQALAERLQHSGGQQSGLRVGYGPALTLSTVTGNVAVAHALAARFPGAMCEGMEGAGVAHAALRWGVPALEIRGISNPVGPRDRASWKLGEALAATRRGVEGLLGW, from the coding sequence ATGAAAGTCCTGATTATCGTAGCCACAGCGGGCGAAGCGGCGAGGCTGGCAGGCGTGCCCGCGCATGTCGTCGTGTGCGGCGTGGGCGCGGTGGCGGCAGCCCTGACCACCCAGCAAGAGCTGATGCAGGAACCCTATGATCTGGCCGTCAGTGCCGGAATCGGCGGCGCGTACCCCGGCAGCGGCCTGAATCCCGGCGATCTCGCCGTTTCCAGCCTGATGGCACAGGCCGATTTGGGCGCGGTAGACGGCTTACCGGGTCAGGAAACGTTTTTGTCTTTGGAGGAATTGGGCCTCAGCGTGCAGCCCGATCAACCCTCCGATCAGCCCAATGGGGGGATATTTCCGGCATGGCAAGGCGCACAGGCTCTGGCCGAACGCCTCCAGCATTCCGGGGGGCAACAGTCTGGCCTACGCGTCGGCTACGGCCCCGCCCTCACGCTGTCCACGGTTACAGGTAATGTGGCTGTGGCCCATGCCCTCGCCGCCCGCTTTCCCGGTGCAATGTGCGAAGGCATGGAAGGCGCGGGTGTGGCGCACGCGGCCCTGCGCTGGGGCGTGCCCGCACTAGAAATACGCGGCATAAGCAACCCGGTGGGGCCGCGTGACCGGGCAAGCTGGAAACTGGGAGAGGCATTGGCGGCGACAAGGCGGGGCGTGGAAGGACTTTTGGGGTGGTAA
- a CDS encoding S8 family peptidase codes for MKETFVVLREISVQDATRDVFEGAAAEAFRPDFSSAPADAQAARPSRRRATRPRVTVERLDRRDLPDLAQESNVRAIAPSVPLRLIRPVERRDLAETNAVPNAWGIAAVGADSSPYTGAGAVVAVLDTGIDAAHPAFAGVDLVQEDFSGDGNGDREGHGTHCAGTIFGRDVNGTRMGVARGVGKALIGKVLGEQGGSSEAIARAILWAVQEGAHVISMSLGIDFPGLVDRLIKQGYPAPLATSIALEGYRANVKMFEALAYTAQHWGAEERPVLLVAAAGNESERGKNKDWEVSVAPPAVSTGFLSVAALGQSAPGQSAGGLVVAPFSNTNANIAAPGVNTVSARAGGGSANPFISMSGTSMATPHVAGITALWAEKLIGANQLSLLQLGTRVAGSATFAGLASGTNPADVGLGLVRAPA; via the coding sequence ATGAAAGAAACCTTCGTGGTGCTGCGGGAAATTTCGGTTCAGGACGCGACGCGGGATGTGTTCGAGGGGGCGGCGGCTGAGGCGTTCAGACCAGACTTCAGCTCTGCTCCTGCCGACGCACAGGCAGCCCGGCCTTCCAGACGGCGCGCGACCCGGCCCCGCGTGACGGTGGAACGCCTAGACCGCCGTGATCTGCCCGATCTGGCGCAGGAAAGCAACGTGCGGGCTATTGCCCCCAGCGTACCCCTGCGCCTGATTCGGCCTGTAGAACGGCGAGACTTGGCTGAGACGAACGCTGTACCCAACGCTTGGGGCATTGCCGCCGTGGGCGCAGATTCCAGCCCCTACACGGGCGCGGGGGCCGTAGTGGCGGTGCTGGATACGGGCATAGACGCCGCGCATCCGGCCTTTGCGGGTGTGGATTTGGTGCAAGAAGACTTTAGCGGCGACGGCAACGGCGACCGCGAGGGCCACGGCACGCACTGCGCGGGAACGATTTTTGGCCGCGACGTGAACGGCACGCGTATGGGTGTGGCGCGGGGCGTGGGCAAGGCCTTGATCGGCAAAGTGCTGGGCGAGCAGGGCGGCAGCAGCGAGGCCATCGCCCGCGCCATCTTGTGGGCGGTGCAGGAAGGTGCACACGTGATCAGCATGTCGCTGGGCATCGACTTTCCGGGCTTGGTGGATCGCCTGATCAAGCAGGGCTATCCCGCGCCGCTGGCAACGTCTATTGCCCTAGAAGGCTACCGGGCCAATGTGAAGATGTTCGAGGCGTTGGCCTACACCGCGCAGCACTGGGGCGCAGAAGAACGGCCCGTGCTGCTGGTGGCCGCCGCCGGAAACGAGAGCGAGCGCGGCAAAAACAAGGACTGGGAAGTGAGCGTGGCCCCGCCCGCCGTCAGTACCGGATTCTTGAGCGTAGCGGCGCTGGGTCAATCTGCACCGGGTCAATCGGCAGGCGGGTTAGTCGTCGCGCCGTTTTCCAATACCAACGCCAATATCGCGGCCCCCGGCGTGAACACCGTATCGGCGCGGGCGGGCGGCGGCAGCGCCAACCCCTTCATCAGCATGAGCGGCACGAGCATGGCGACCCCGCATGTGGCCGGAATTACCGCACTGTGGGCCGAAAAACTGATCGGGGCCAACCAACTCAGCCTGCTGCAACTGGGCACGCGGGTGGCAGGATCGGCCACTTTTGCGGGCCTCGCCAGCGGCACCAACCCCGCCGATGTGGGGTTGGGCTTGGTGCGTGCGCCTGCCTGA
- a CDS encoding AAA family ATPase, which translates to MTRAAVSFSTGAASTGSAPAGSQTMHSQALAAALAQLDNVILGKSHQVRLAVACLLARGHLLIEDQPGVGKTTLAHGLARTMGLAFRRVQFTADLLPTDLLGVSVWDAAAAEFRYHAGPIFSEVLLADEINRATPKTQGALLEAMEERQVSEGGVTRPLPDPFFVIATQNPAAFVGTSPLPEAQLDRFLLTVTLGYPDARAERTLLETGGRVLTVRDLPPVLNAPLLTAIQREVDGVHAAAPLLDYLQLLARATREHAALAAGLSPRALLALLAAAKAWAYLAGRRMVLPEDVQAIFPALAAHRLPVRDPSIRIGDVMARVLADTPIP; encoded by the coding sequence ATGACTCGTGCTGCCGTTTCGTTCTCTACCGGGGCTGCGTCTACCGGATCTGCGCCTGCCGGGTCACAGACCATGCACAGTCAGGCTTTGGCCGCCGCGCTCGCGCAACTGGACAACGTGATTTTAGGCAAAAGCCATCAGGTGCGCCTTGCGGTGGCCTGCTTGCTGGCGCGGGGGCACCTGCTGATCGAAGACCAACCGGGCGTGGGTAAAACCACGCTGGCACACGGTCTCGCCCGCACGATGGGGCTGGCGTTCCGGCGGGTGCAGTTCACGGCAGACCTCTTGCCCACCGACTTGCTGGGCGTCAGCGTGTGGGACGCCGCTGCCGCCGAGTTCCGCTATCACGCTGGCCCCATTTTCTCTGAAGTGTTGCTGGCCGATGAAATCAACCGGGCCACGCCCAAAACGCAGGGCGCGTTGCTGGAAGCGATGGAAGAACGGCAGGTCAGTGAAGGCGGCGTCACGCGCCCGTTGCCCGATCCATTTTTTGTGATCGCCACGCAAAACCCGGCAGCGTTCGTGGGCACATCGCCCCTGCCCGAAGCACAGCTAGACCGCTTTTTGCTGACCGTAACGCTGGGCTACCCCGACGCCCGCGCCGAGCGCACCCTGCTGGAAACAGGCGGGCGGGTGCTGACCGTGCGCGACTTGCCGCCTGTGCTGAACGCGCCCCTGCTGACCGCCATCCAGCGCGAAGTCGACGGGGTACACGCGGCGGCCCCGCTACTGGATTACCTGCAACTGCTGGCCCGCGCTACCCGTGAGCATGCGGCTTTGGCGGCAGGCCTGAGTCCACGCGCTCTGCTCGCGCTGTTGGCCGCCGCCAAAGCGTGGGCTTACTTGGCGGGCCGCCGCATGGTGCTGCCCGAAGACGTGCAGGCCATCTTTCCCGCGCTGGCCGCCCACCGCCTGCCCGTGCGTGACCCCAGCATAAGAATCGGGGACGTGATGGCCCGAGTGCTGGCCGACACGCCGATTCCTTAA
- a CDS encoding 3'-5' exonuclease: MNVVVFDLETTGLSPERDGIVEIGAVRIVDGRVDESQKFETLVRPTSESGSTLQIPWRAQQVHGISDAMVRSAPTIAQALPDFLAFVGESPVVAHNAPFDNGFVRVAARRAGLTWAPPTEYCTVQLSRRAFPRERAHNLGVLAERLNLTFAEGGRHRSFGDVQVTAQAFVQLMERLKVASR; the protein is encoded by the coding sequence ATGAACGTTGTCGTGTTTGACCTTGAAACCACTGGCCTGTCGCCCGAACGGGACGGCATCGTCGAAATCGGCGCGGTAAGGATTGTCGATGGGCGCGTGGACGAGAGCCAGAAGTTTGAAACCTTGGTGCGCCCCACCAGCGAAAGCGGCAGCACCCTCCAGATTCCGTGGCGGGCGCAGCAGGTTCACGGCATTTCGGACGCGATGGTCAGGAGTGCGCCCACCATCGCGCAGGCGCTTCCCGATTTTCTGGCCTTTGTAGGAGAGTCGCCTGTGGTGGCCCACAACGCGCCTTTCGACAACGGGTTTGTGCGGGTGGCGGCGCGCCGAGCGGGCCTGACTTGGGCACCGCCCACCGAATACTGCACCGTGCAGCTTTCACGCCGCGCCTTTCCCCGCGAACGCGCCCACAATCTAGGAGTGCTGGCCGAGCGCCTGAATCTGACCTTTGCCGAGGGAGGCCGCCACCGCTCGTTCGGAGACGTGCAGGTGACAGCGCAGGCGTTCGTGCAACTGATGGAGCGGCTGAAGGTGGCGAGTCGGTAG
- the mglA gene encoding GTPase MglA produces MSTINFAAREINCKIVYYGPGMSGKTTNLKHVFGKVPAHLRGEMVSLATEDERTLFFDFLPLDLGTVQGFKTRFHLYTVPGQVFYNASRKLILRGVDGIVFVADSAPNRLRANAESMRNLRENLAEHGIDVRDVPIVLQVNKRDLPDALPTNMIRSVIDPRQELQLFEATAHLGGGVFETLKTVSRLVLERLSQNK; encoded by the coding sequence GTGAGTACCATCAACTTTGCTGCCCGCGAAATCAACTGCAAAATCGTGTATTACGGCCCCGGCATGAGCGGCAAGACCACCAACCTCAAGCACGTGTTCGGCAAAGTTCCCGCCCACCTGCGCGGAGAAATGGTCAGCCTCGCCACCGAGGACGAGCGCACCCTGTTCTTCGACTTCCTGCCCCTTGACCTCGGCACCGTGCAGGGCTTCAAGACCCGTTTTCACCTGTACACCGTGCCCGGCCAAGTGTTTTACAACGCCAGCCGCAAACTGATTTTGCGCGGCGTAGACGGCATCGTGTTCGTGGCAGACAGCGCCCCCAACCGCCTGCGGGCCAACGCCGAAAGCATGCGCAACCTCCGCGAAAACTTGGCCGAACACGGCATCGACGTGCGTGACGTGCCCATCGTGTTGCAGGTCAACAAGCGCGACCTCCCCGACGCTCTGCCCACCAACATGATCCGTTCGGTCATCGATCCCCGTCAGGAACTGCAATTGTTCGAAGCCACCGCGCACCTCGGCGGCGGCGTGTTCGAGACGCTGAAAACCGTGAGCCGCTTGGTGCTGGAGCGCTTGTCTCAGAACAAGTAA